The genomic stretch CGCCGACCCGGCGACGGCGAGCGAGGCGACCCGCCACCCCGGCCCCTGGGCGAGGTGAGCCAGGACCGGCAGGAAGATCAGCTGCCCGGTGGCACCCGCCGCGGTGAGGATGCCGGTCACCAGCCCGCGATGCCTGACGAACCACCGGTCGACCACGGTCGCGGCGAACACCAGCGCCATCGACCCCGTCCCGAGCCCGACGAACACACCCCAGAGCAGCAGCAACTGCCAGCTCGCCGTCATCAAGACGGTCAACCCGCTGCCCACGGCGATCAGCAGCAGGGCGATCGCGACCACGCGCCGCATGCCGAAGCGGTCCATCAGCGCGGCGGCGAACGGCGCGGTCAGCCCGTAGAGGACCAGGTTGATCGACACGGCCAGCGAGATGGTGCCGGTGGACCAGCCGAACTCCTCGCGCAGCGGCGTGATCAGCACGCCCGGGGTGGCGCGGAAGCCGGCGGCGCCCAGGATCGCCACGAAGGCGACGGCCGCCACGAACCAGGCACGGTGCAGCCTGCGACGGGTGGGGGCGGCTGGGGTGGTGCTCAACGTCATGCGCCAATCCTGATTTATCTCCTTACCTGGTTGCGAGTGGCCGGAAAGCCAATATGTGAAAGAATCAGGCCATGCCGCATCGCATCGCCGTCGTGGTGCTCAACCACTTCGCCCCGCTCGACCTCGGCGTGCCCGGCCAGGTGTTCTGGTCGGCCGAGACGCCGGAGGGCGAGAAGTTGTACGAGGTGGTGACCTGCTCCGAGGGCCGCCGGCCGGTCCGCTGCTCGGCCGGTTACAGCGTGCTGCCCGATGACGATCTCGACGTGCTGGACACGGCCGACACGGTCCTGGTGCCCGGCATTCACGCGGGCCGGGCGCTGAAGGACGGCACGATCTCGGACACCCTCCGCGCGGCGCTGCAGGGCCGCCCGCGCACGATGTCGATCTGCACGGGATCGTTCGTGCTGGCGGCGGCCGGCCTGCTGGACGGGCGCCCGGCGACTACGCACTGGCGAGACGCGGCCCGTTTCGCCGCGTTGTTCCCGGAGGTGAAGCTGGACCCCGACGTGTTGTTCGTGGACGACGGCGACGTGCTGACCTCGGCCGGGGTGGCGGCGGGGATGGACCTGTGCCTGCACGTGATCAGGCGCGATCACGGCAGCGAGGTGGCCAACCGGGCCGCCCGCCGCTGCGTCATGCCGCCGTGGCGGGACGGCGGCCAGGCACAGTACGTCGAACGCCCCCTTCCGCCCGAGGCCGACGGCGGCACCGCCGCCACCCGCGCCTGGATGCTGGCCCACCTCGACGCCCCGCTCGACCTGAACGCGCTGGCCGAGCACGCCAGGATGAGCGTGCGCACGTTCACCAGGCGGTTTCGCGAGGAGACCGGCGTGAGCCCGGCCAAGTGGCTGATCGGGCAGCGGGTGCAGCACGCCAGGCGCCTCCTGGAGACGACGGATCTCGGGGTGGAGGAGGTGGCCAGGCGGTCGGGCTTCGGCACGGCGGTCTCGCTGCGCCAGCACCTGCATGCGGCGGTGGGGGTGGCGCCGCTGGCCTACCGGCACACGTTCCGCCGCGTCTGATCCCCTTGCGTCACGACTCTTGCCCGAATCCTCCCCTATGCCCCTACAATCGGCGCCAGTAAGATCGACAAGAAGGGGTCGTCACATGACCGAGGCGGACCGCGTACCTGCCGGGATCAACCCGAACGTGCCGAGCGTCGCCCGCATGTACGACTACTACCTCGGGGGCCGCGACAACTTCGCCGCCGACCGCGAGGCGGCCGAGAAGATGATCGAGATCGGCCGGCAGATGGGCAACGACGCCCGTGAGATCGCCCTGGCCAACCGCGGCTTCCTCGGCCGGGCCGTGCGCATGCTCGCCGAGGCGGGCGTGCGCCAGTTCATCGACATCGGCGCGGGGCTGCCCACCCAGGACAACGTGCACCAGGTGGCGCGGCAGCACGGCCCCGGCTCACGTGTCGTCTACGTGGACAACGATCCGATCGTCCTGGTCCACGCCCGTGCGCTGCTGGCCAGGGATCCGGACGTCCTCGCCCTGGAGGGCGACCTGCGCGACCCGGACGCGATCCTGGACCACCCGCTCGTGGCCGGGCACGTCGACCTGTCCCAGCCGTACGCGGTCCTGCTGGTCGCCGTGCTCCACTTCATCACGGACGATGCCGAGGCCCGCCGGATCGTGGCGCGCATCCGCGAGCGCCTGGGGCCGGGCGGCTATCTGGTGCTGTCGCACCTGTACGCGGGCAACGCCACGGACGACGTCGCCGCGGCCGGCCAGCAGGTCTATTCGAGCACCGCACCGGGCGGCCTGGCGCGGCGCGGCTACGACGAGATCGCCGCCTACTTCGACGGCCTCGACCTGCTCGGACCCGGCGTCGTGCCGGTCGCCGACTGGGCTCAGGACGCCTCCCCTGACGGCTCGTACGACCTCGTCAGGTCCGGCATCCTGGCCGGCGTAGGCCGCGTACGCGGATAAATCATCTTTTGTCGGACGCGAGCGGGACACCTGCCGCTCTCGACCTGAGCAGGACGACCAGCGCCTCGCCCACCAGTCCGACCCCGATCGACAGCGGCATGGACGTGGCCTCCGGGTGCATGCCGGTCGCGACCGCCGGCACGAGGCCGTGCGCGCCGAGACAACATGCCCCTCGCTCGACCGGGTGGACGCCCGGCTGACGGAGCGGGTCGGCCCGCTGCCGGCCGCCCAGGGCGAGGACGAGCGGGCCGAGGGTGTCGAGCCGATGTTGTCGGAGCTCCTGCCGCTGGCCGAACCACTCTCTAGAAGTGCGGCGAGCGTGCTGCTTCCGTGGACCCTCACGGGTCAGGGTGCCCGCACGCGTTAGATTGAGGGCATGTCCCTGACTCTCGATTTCGTCAGCACGATCAGGGCCGATCGTTCCGGATTGATCGACCTCCTGGCCGACGTGGACGCCATGACGGCGTGGGTACGCGAGCATGCGGCCGAACTGGACGTCGATCCCGGCTTCACCGCGACGGAGGAGGCGCGCGAGGAGACCGTGCGGCTACGCCAGGCCGTACGCTCGCTGTTCGCCAGAGCCGTGGCCCCCGAACCGCCGAGCCGGGCGGACGCGGCCGGCCTGCCCGCGTTCGCGGAGTCGCTGGCCCTGGTCAACGCCACCGCCCTGGCCGCGCCCCGGGCCCCGCAACTGTCCTGGAACGGGCAGCCGGCCCTCGTCACCGTTCCCGCTGTGGAGGCCGAGCCGTCCGTACAGCTGCGTGGTGCGCTCGCCACGGCCGCCGTGGAGTTCCTGGCGGGGCCGGATCGCACGCAGGTGCGCACCTGTCAGGCGCCGCGCTGCGTGCTCTATTTCATCAAGGAACATCCACGTCAGGAGTGGTGCTCGACGGCCTGCGGCAACCGCGCGAGAGCGGCCAGGCACTACCGGGAACACAAGAAATGACTCCATCTAACGTTTGCCGACCCGATTTGCCGTTATATTATTCCTAACGGCTAACCGGCCATACGTCCGTTAGATCTGAAGGAGTGCGGAATGTCGTTCCAGACAGGGCACATCGGGCTCAACGTCACCGACCTCGACAAGTCCAAGGAGTTCTACCGGCGAATCTTCGGCTTCACGGTGGCGGGCGAGTCGCGGCAGGACGATCGCCGCTACGCGTTCCTGGCACAGGACGGCACGCTGGTGCTGACCCTCTGGCAGCAGAGCGAGGGACGCTTCGCCGCCGCCCTGCCGGGGCTGCACCACCTGTCGTTCCAGGTCGCCGACCTCGCCGCGGTACGCGAGGCCGAGGCGGTCATCAGGGAGATCGGGGCGACCCTGCACCACGACGGCGTCGTGCCGCACGGCGAGGGCGCCTCGTCGGGCGGCGTGTTCTTCGAGGACCCTGACGGCATCCGCCTGGAGATCTACGCTCCGGATGCCGCCGGCGACCGGCCCGCTCCCACGTCCGGCGCGCCGACCTGCGGGTTCTTCTAAATGCGACACCCAGGCGAGATCGCCGTGCAGCGGCGGGCCGGGGTGCGCGGAGAAGACCGCGGCAGCTCGCGCACCCGTCCCGAGATTCCGGACGTGGCGGCCGCCTTCCTGCGCGAGCAGCACCTGCTCGTCGCGGGCGCCGCCGACGACCGGGGCCGCTTCTGGGCCGGTGTGCTGACCGGCCCGCCCGGCTTCGCCTCGCCCGAGGACGACCGCACGATCGTGGTGCACGCCCTGCCCGGTCCGCCGCTGGATGGGCTGTTCGCCGGGGAACGCGCCATCGGGCTGCTGGCCATCGAACCGCACACGCGGCGCAGGATGCGCGTGAACGGCACTGCCGTACAGGCGAAAGATGCGCTGGTGGTGTGGACGGAGCAGGTCTACTCGAACTGCCCCAAGTACATCCAGACCCGCGAGCCCACCTCCAAGCCCGCCGGCACCCCGGCGAGACTCGGTGGCGGCACCGCACTCCCGGCCCATCACCAGGAGTGGATCGGCACGGCGGACACGTTCTTCATCGCCACCGGCGTCGAAGAGCTCGGCGCGGACGTGTCGCACCGCGGCGGCAATCCGGGGTTCGTCCAGGTCACGGGGCCGGCATCACTGGTGTTCCCGGACTACGTCGGCAACTCGATGTACATGACGCTCGGCAACCTGGAGCTGAATCCGGCCGCCGGGTTGCTGTTCGTGGACTGGGAACGCGGGGAGACGCTGCACCTGACCGGGCGGGCCCGGGTGGACTGGGATCCGGGCGACGTGCCGGGCGCGCAGCGGCTGGTGCGGTTCGAGCTGGACGAGTATGTCCACGTCGCCGGGACCGTTGCGCCGGGCTGGACGGCCCCGGGCTACCACCGTTTCAACCCGCCGGTTCCTGGAGACGCTTCTCGAACCAGTGGTGAGCGTACGGCTCGTCGTTGAAGGGCTCCACCTCGCGATAGCCCGACGCCCGGTACAGGGCGATGGCCTCGGTGAGCGCCCGGTTGGTCTCCAGCCGCACCGTACGCAGGCCGTTCGCGGCCGCCCGGCCCTCGGCCTCGGCGAGCAGCCGGCGGCCCAGCCCGAGGCCGCGCGTGGAGGGGTCCACCCACATGCGCTTGAGCTGGACGTACCCGCTGCCGGGGTGCAGCTTGAGTGCCACGCATCCGACCGGCTCGGCGCGGAGCGTGGCCACCAGCAGCATCCCGGCCGGCGGGCGGAGTTCGTGGTCGTCGGCGGAGATGCTGCGGGCCGGGTCGAAGCCGCCGTCGAACCGGCGGGCCAGCTCGTCGACGTACGCCTGGAAGCAGTGGCGGGCGTGCGGGTGGCGCGGGTCGAGCACGTCGACGGCGACCGTCGAGGCGAGGAGCAGGCGTTCGACCTCCGACATCGCGGCCATGAGGCGCTCGCGCTGCCGGTCGGAGAGCGGCGCCAGGATCGACGTGGCCGCCTCGTCGGACCTGCGGTCCAGCTCCTCCCGCTCGGCGAGGCCCGCAGGGGTGAGCCGGGCCGTGCGCACCCGCCCGTCGGAGCCGCCACCGTCGTCGACGACGACCAGCCCGTCGGCCTCCAGCGAACGCAGCAGCCGGCTCAGGTATCCCGAGTCGAGCTCCAGCCGCGCACGCAGGGCGCGCACCTCGCTGCCTGCGGCGCCGATCTCCCAGAGCACCCGAGCCTGTCCGAGCGGGCGATCCCTGGCGAGGAACCTGTCGTCGAGCGCTCCGATCCGTTGCGTCACGGTCCGCTGGAACCGGCGCACCAGCGCGATCGCTGTGATGTTCATTGTCTGACTTTAGTCAGAGAATCTTTGGTCGGGAAGGGGGTCGTTGAGGTAAATGGCTCGCCTCCGAGCACGGTCCGTGAAACGGTCGAGTCCTGATGATTCGATGGACGGAGTCAGGGCGGGAACGGTCGGCGGTCTGGCGTTCGGCGCTCGGGGTGCCACCGCCCCAGCGTGTCGTGATCGCCGACGACCGCACGAAGGCCGCCACCGCATACCGTCTGGCCTGCGAGGGCACCGCGCTGCTATGGCGGGGCGACTTCCACAACGCCCGTCAGCTGCTCAGCGCCATGGGCCGGCGCTGCGAGGCCGCCGCCCCGGGAGCGGGGTTCCACCGTCACCGCCAGGCCCAGTCCCAGCGTGCCCGCACGCTCGGCATGCTGCTCATTCCCTATGACGCCGACCACGTGGTGCCGCTGCGCAGGGCGCCGGACGTCAAGGAGGCCTGTGCCGAGGTCTACGGACCGACGGCGGCGCCTGGTGTGGGGCCGCTCCGCGAGTTGCTCGGCCTGATCGGCGCCCACGAGTGGCGCAAGAAGGGGGTGTACGTCCCCGCGCTCGGCGCACGCGTCCACCCGCACCACGGCGTCTTCTCCCCCGTCAGGGGCGAATACGTCGACCTGGTCGCAGAGGAGCCGCTGCCGGGCGACCGGCTGGCGTTCGACGTCGGCACGGGCACGGGCGTGCTGGCGGCGGTCCTTGCCAGGCGCGGCATCCGGCATGTCGTGGCCACCGACCTCGACCGGCGGGCGGTGGAGTGCGCCGAGGACAACGTCACGCGGCTGGGCCTGGAAGGCCGCGTGGAGGTCGTGCGGGCCGATCTGTTCCCGCCGGGGCGGGCACCGCTCGTCGTGTGCAATCCGCCGTGGCTGCCCGCCATCCCCATCTCGCCCCTCGACCAGGCCGTTTACGACCCGGACGGGCGGATGCTCGAGGGGTTCCTGAGCGGGCTGGCCGAGCATCTCGAGCCTGGGGGCGAGGGCTGGCTGATCCTGTCCGATCTGGCCGAGCACCTGGGACTGCGCACCCGGGAGCAGTTGCTGGGCGCGTTCACGCGGGCGGGGCTGCGGGTGGCCGGGCGCCGGGATGTCGCCCCGCGGCACAACCGGGCGAAGGACGCGGCGGATCCGCTGCACGCGGCGCGCGCCGCCGAGGTCACGTCCCTGTGGCGGCTGATCCGCTGAACGCCTTCCGGTACGCCGACGGCGATGTGCGCATGGCCTTGGTGAAATGGTGCCGGAACGTCACCGGACTCTCGAAGCCCACCGCCGCCCCGATCTCCTCCACCGGCGCCGCCGTGGACTCCAGCATCGTCAGGCTGGCGGCCACCCGCTGCGAGATCACCCATCGCAAGGGGCTGGTGCCGGTCTGCCGCCTGAAATGCCGGATGAACGAGCGTTGCGACATGTTCGCCACCCTGGCCAGATCCGCCACGGCAAGGGGCCGGGCCAGGTTGTCCAGCGCCCACGACATCGCCCTGGCCACCGCGTCGTCGTCCTCGACCGCCGTGACCGCGGCCTCGATGAACTGCGCCTGCCCGCCTTCCCGGTGCGGCGGCACGACCAGGCGGCGGGCCACGGTGTTGGCCACGCCGGGGCCGTGGTCGGTACGGACGAGGTGGATCAGCAGGTCGAGCCCCGCGGCGCTGCCGGCGCTGGTCAGCACGTCGCCCTCGTCCACGTACAGGACCGACGGGTTGACCCGCACGGCGGGAAAACGTTCCTGGAGCAGGCCGGCGTATCTCCAGTGCGTGGTCACCGTGCGCCCGTCCAGCAGCCCGGCGGCGGCCAGCGCGAACGCTCCCGAGCAGATGGACACCATGCGGGCGCCACGCGAGTGCGCCAGCCGCAATGCCGCGACCAGCTCTCCGGACACAGGCGCGTGCACGTCAGCCCCGGGCACGATCACGGTGTCGGCGCTCGCCAGCACGTCCAGCCCGTGCTCGGCCCGCATGGTGAACCCGCCCACGACCCTGAGCGGCTCCAGCGTCTCGGCGCACACCGTGAGGTCGTACCAGGGCACGTCCAGCTCGGGCCGGGGCAGTCCGAACAGCTCCACGACGCAGCCGAGCTCGAACGGCGCCATCCCGTCGAAGGCCAGCACGGCCACCCGGTGAGGCAGGTAAGGAGCGGGCAGCGGCATGCCCGCATGTTAGCCGGGCCCTCTCCGCGGCATGAGTTATATATGCATATTTCGGGAGTGCAGACGGTTTTGCCCGATCACCGCTACGACCAGGCGGAGATCACCGAGGCCTTCTCCCGGCTGACCGACTGCGACGAGGATCTCCTGCGGCGGTTCCATACCGCGACGGGCGTGACTGGCCGCAATCTGGCTCTCCCACTCGCGGACTACACCAAACTCGACTCCTTCGCCCGCGCCAACGACATGTACGTCGAGATCGCCCTCGACCTGTCCGAGCAGGCGCTGCGCGGCGCTCTCGACAAGGCCGGCGTGCGTCCCGAGAAGGTGGACCACCTGCTGTTCTGCTCCACCACCGGCCTGGCCACGCCCTCGCTCGACGCCCGCCTGGCCCAGCGTGTGGGGCTGCGGCCCGACGTCAAGCGCATGCCCGTGTTCGGCCTCGGCTGCGCGGCAGGCGCGTCCGGGCTGGCGCGCCTGCACGACTACCTGCGCGGCTGGCCGGGACACGCGGCGGCGCTGGTCTGCGTGGAGTTGTGCTCGCTGACGATCCAGCGGGACGACACCTCGATCGCGAACCTCGTGGCCAGCGGCCTGTTCGGGGACGGCGCGGCGGCCGTCGTGGCGACGGGGCGCGGGCCGGGGCCCGAGGTCGTGGCCACCCGCAGCCGCCTCTATCCCGGCACCGAACATCTCATGGGATGGGAGGTGGGCGAGCACGGCTTCCGCATCGTGCTGGACCCGGAGCTGACCGCCTTCGTGGAGCAGGAGCTGGCCGCCGACATCCGGGCCTTTCTCACCGACTACGGCCTGACCCCGGACCAGGTGGCCACCTGGATCTGCCATCCCGGCGGGCCCAAGGTCATCGAGAAGATCGTGGACACGCTGGGCCTGCCGCCCAGGGCCCTCGACATCACCTGGCGCTCGCTGCGTGAGCACGGCAACCTGTCGTCGGTCTCGGTGCTCCACGTGCTGCAGGAGACCCGCGGGCGGCCGGACGCGCCCGCCGTGCTCCTCGCCCTGGGACCGGGCTTCTCCGCCGAGTTGCTGCTGCTGCACTGGTGAGCGCGTACCTGATCCTGATCGGGCTGGTCGTGCTCGAACGCCTGGCGGAGCTGGCCGTGGCCCGCCGCAACCTGGCCTGGGCCAGGTTGAAGGGCGGCGTCGAGTACGGCAGGCGGCACTACCCCTGGATCGTCACCGCCCACGTCGCGCTCCTGGGGGCGGCGCCCGCCGAGGTGTGGCTGCTCGGCCGCCCCTTCCTCCCGGCGCTCGGCTGGCCCATGCTCGCGATCGTGCTCCTGGCCCAGGCGCTGCGCTGGTGGTGCATCACCACGCTGGGCCGGCAGTGGAACACGCGCGTCGTCGTGGTGCCGGGCCTGCCGCTGGTCACCGGAGGGCCGTACCGGTGGATGCGGCACCCCAACTACGTGGCCGTCGTCGCGGAGGGCCTGGCGCTGCCGCTCGTGCACACGGCCTGGCTCACCGCGCTGGTCTTCACCGCGGTCAACGCCGTGTTGCTCGCGATTCGCATCACAGTGGAGGATGCCGCGCTGGCATCCTGTAACCCATGAGAGAAGAGTTGCTGCCGATGCTGCGCGGCGCCGCAGACCGGACGATCGAGCTGGTGCAGAGCGTCCCGGAGGAGCAGTTCGGACTGCCCACGCCCTGCGCCGACTACGACGTCAAAGAGCTGATCAACCACCTGGAGTGGGTCGCGTCGCTGTTCGAGTCGCTCGCGGGCGGCGGCGGGTTCCTGCCGCCGAAGGACTACACCGGCGACTTCGCCGAGCGGGTCGAGCACATGCTGGCCGCCTGGGAGAAGCCGGAGTCGTGGGAGGGCGTGAGCGAGGGCATGGGCCTGCCGAAGACCGTGCTCGCCCACATGGCGCTGACCGACCTGGTCGGCCATGGCTGGGACCTCGCCAGAGCCACCGGCCGGGACTACGAGGTGGCGGAGGAGACGGCGGCCAGGCTGCTGGCCTTCGCCAAGGACATGGCGCCGATGGGCCGGCAGAAGGGCGCGTTCGGGGACGAGGTCGCGGTGCCGGACGACGCGTCCACGCTGGAGAGGTTTCTGGGAGTCATCGGGCGGGATCCGGCTTGGAAACCCTGAGGTGATCCAGGGCCCGCGGGTGTCGCCTCAGCTTCACCATCCGTCACAACTGATCACGTATCGATCGCGGTTTGTGCTCGCTTGAGTCACCGGCCCGCCTGCTGGAGATCCAGTTCCGTCGTACGGGGCGGAGGTGGTTCAGATGAGAATTCGCCCTTTAGCGGTCGGGGTCGGGCTCGCCGCGCTCCTCGCCGTCGCCGCCTGCGGCGGCTCGGGAAACGTGACGAGCAGCCAGAACGCTCCCGCCGGCGACAGGAAGCCGGCCGCGTCACCGTACCGGCCGGCTCCCTCGAGCTCGCCCATCCAGGAGAACGAGGAGCAGGACACCACCACTGCCCAGATCTCCACGTTCGCGCTCGACGTGGACACCGCCTCGTACGGCTACGCCCGCCGTACCCTGCAGGCGGGCCGCTGGCCCGCGCCCGGCGAGATCCGCCCTGAGGAGTGGGTCAACGCGTTCAGGCAGGACTACGCGCAGCCGGCGGACGACGGCTTCGCCGTGCA from Nonomuraea polychroma encodes the following:
- a CDS encoding methyltransferase — its product is MIRWTESGRERSAVWRSALGVPPPQRVVIADDRTKAATAYRLACEGTALLWRGDFHNARQLLSAMGRRCEAAAPGAGFHRHRQAQSQRARTLGMLLIPYDADHVVPLRRAPDVKEACAEVYGPTAAPGVGPLRELLGLIGAHEWRKKGVYVPALGARVHPHHGVFSPVRGEYVDLVAEEPLPGDRLAFDVGTGTGVLAAVLARRGIRHVVATDLDRRAVECAEDNVTRLGLEGRVEVVRADLFPPGRAPLVVCNPPWLPAIPISPLDQAVYDPDGRMLEGFLSGLAEHLEPGGEGWLILSDLAEHLGLRTREQLLGAFTRAGLRVAGRRDVAPRHNRAKDAADPLHAARAAEVTSLWRLIR
- a CDS encoding helix-turn-helix domain-containing protein, producing MPLPAPYLPHRVAVLAFDGMAPFELGCVVELFGLPRPELDVPWYDLTVCAETLEPLRVVGGFTMRAEHGLDVLASADTVIVPGADVHAPVSGELVAALRLAHSRGARMVSICSGAFALAAAGLLDGRTVTTHWRYAGLLQERFPAVRVNPSVLYVDEGDVLTSAGSAAGLDLLIHLVRTDHGPGVANTVARRLVVPPHREGGQAQFIEAAVTAVEDDDAVARAMSWALDNLARPLAVADLARVANMSQRSFIRHFRRQTGTSPLRWVISQRVAASLTMLESTAAPVEEIGAAVGFESPVTFRHHFTKAMRTSPSAYRKAFSGSAATGT
- a CDS encoding pyridoxamine 5'-phosphate oxidase family protein, producing the protein MRHPGEIAVQRRAGVRGEDRGSSRTRPEIPDVAAAFLREQHLLVAGAADDRGRFWAGVLTGPPGFASPEDDRTIVVHALPGPPLDGLFAGERAIGLLAIEPHTRRRMRVNGTAVQAKDALVVWTEQVYSNCPKYIQTREPTSKPAGTPARLGGGTALPAHHQEWIGTADTFFIATGVEELGADVSHRGGNPGFVQVTGPASLVFPDYVGNSMYMTLGNLELNPAAGLLFVDWERGETLHLTGRARVDWDPGDVPGAQRLVRFELDEYVHVAGTVAPGWTAPGYHRFNPPVPGDASRTSGERTARR
- a CDS encoding TIGR03086 family metal-binding protein, with product MREELLPMLRGAADRTIELVQSVPEEQFGLPTPCADYDVKELINHLEWVASLFESLAGGGGFLPPKDYTGDFAERVEHMLAAWEKPESWEGVSEGMGLPKTVLAHMALTDLVGHGWDLARATGRDYEVAEETAARLLAFAKDMAPMGRQKGAFGDEVAVPDDASTLERFLGVIGRDPAWKP
- a CDS encoding isoprenylcysteine carboxyl methyltransferase family protein, producing the protein MSAYLILIGLVVLERLAELAVARRNLAWARLKGGVEYGRRHYPWIVTAHVALLGAAPAEVWLLGRPFLPALGWPMLAIVLLAQALRWWCITTLGRQWNTRVVVVPGLPLVTGGPYRWMRHPNYVAVVAEGLALPLVHTAWLTALVFTAVNAVLLAIRITVEDAALASCNP
- a CDS encoding bifunctional helix-turn-helix transcriptional regulator/GNAT family N-acetyltransferase; amino-acid sequence: MNITAIALVRRFQRTVTQRIGALDDRFLARDRPLGQARVLWEIGAAGSEVRALRARLELDSGYLSRLLRSLEADGLVVVDDGGGSDGRVRTARLTPAGLAEREELDRRSDEAATSILAPLSDRQRERLMAAMSEVERLLLASTVAVDVLDPRHPHARHCFQAYVDELARRFDGGFDPARSISADDHELRPPAGMLLVATLRAEPVGCVALKLHPGSGYVQLKRMWVDPSTRGLGLGRRLLAEAEGRAAANGLRTVRLETNRALTEAIALYRASGYREVEPFNDEPYAHHWFEKRLQEPAG
- a CDS encoding type III polyketide synthase, whose amino-acid sequence is MQTVLPDHRYDQAEITEAFSRLTDCDEDLLRRFHTATGVTGRNLALPLADYTKLDSFARANDMYVEIALDLSEQALRGALDKAGVRPEKVDHLLFCSTTGLATPSLDARLAQRVGLRPDVKRMPVFGLGCAAGASGLARLHDYLRGWPGHAAALVCVELCSLTIQRDDTSIANLVASGLFGDGAAAVVATGRGPGPEVVATRSRLYPGTEHLMGWEVGEHGFRIVLDPELTAFVEQELAADIRAFLTDYGLTPDQVATWICHPGGPKVIEKIVDTLGLPPRALDITWRSLREHGNLSSVSVLHVLQETRGRPDAPAVLLALGPGFSAELLLLHW
- a CDS encoding SAM-dependent methyltransferase → MTEADRVPAGINPNVPSVARMYDYYLGGRDNFAADREAAEKMIEIGRQMGNDAREIALANRGFLGRAVRMLAEAGVRQFIDIGAGLPTQDNVHQVARQHGPGSRVVYVDNDPIVLVHARALLARDPDVLALEGDLRDPDAILDHPLVAGHVDLSQPYAVLLVAVLHFITDDAEARRIVARIRERLGPGGYLVLSHLYAGNATDDVAAAGQQVYSSTAPGGLARRGYDEIAAYFDGLDLLGPGVVPVADWAQDASPDGSYDLVRSGILAGVGRVRG
- a CDS encoding CGNR zinc finger domain-containing protein, coding for MSLTLDFVSTIRADRSGLIDLLADVDAMTAWVREHAAELDVDPGFTATEEAREETVRLRQAVRSLFARAVAPEPPSRADAAGLPAFAESLALVNATALAAPRAPQLSWNGQPALVTVPAVEAEPSVQLRGALATAAVEFLAGPDRTQVRTCQAPRCVLYFIKEHPRQEWCSTACGNRARAARHYREHKK
- a CDS encoding VOC family protein; this encodes MSFQTGHIGLNVTDLDKSKEFYRRIFGFTVAGESRQDDRRYAFLAQDGTLVLTLWQQSEGRFAAALPGLHHLSFQVADLAAVREAEAVIREIGATLHHDGVVPHGEGASSGGVFFEDPDGIRLEIYAPDAAGDRPAPTSGAPTCGFF
- a CDS encoding GlxA family transcriptional regulator; protein product: MPHRIAVVVLNHFAPLDLGVPGQVFWSAETPEGEKLYEVVTCSEGRRPVRCSAGYSVLPDDDLDVLDTADTVLVPGIHAGRALKDGTISDTLRAALQGRPRTMSICTGSFVLAAAGLLDGRPATTHWRDAARFAALFPEVKLDPDVLFVDDGDVLTSAGVAAGMDLCLHVIRRDHGSEVANRAARRCVMPPWRDGGQAQYVERPLPPEADGGTAATRAWMLAHLDAPLDLNALAEHARMSVRTFTRRFREETGVSPAKWLIGQRVQHARRLLETTDLGVEEVARRSGFGTAVSLRQHLHAAVGVAPLAYRHTFRRV